AGCTCCGAGATGTCCGGCAGGTTCGGATAGGCGACAGCCAGTGCCACCGCGACCACGCAGAGGACCGACAGCACACCGGCCGCGGCGATGCCGAGCCCCCAGAACACGAAGCGCAGCAGCCATCTGAGCCAGGCTGGGCGTGCGGGAGGAGGGGTCTTGGCTGGCCCTTTGGGGCGTGAAGTTTCTTGCATGAGGGCCCGGAGAGTCACCGGACATTATAAAAAGCCGTCCCCTGGGCGCGATCCGATCTTTGTTTCGCTGTGCAGTCCTAATCCAAAAGTTACAGAATGCGGCTTTGACGTCAGGTTTTGACAACGGTTGCCCGTTTTGCCCCCTCGGGTTGCTTGGTTGGCGTTACGCCTGCTGCTAGAGTGCAACCGAACGCATATTTTTCCATTGGTTACAAATACAGGGGGAGAGGGACCTAACTTGGCTGCTCTTGGATCATTGTTTCGTCGTCAAAACGCCCCCTTGCTTGGGCTGGATGTCAGCTCGTCCAGCGTCAAGCTGGTCGAGCTCGGCCGTGAGGCCAGCGGCAAGCTGGTTCTGGAACGCTGTGCCATCGAGCCCCTGGAACGCGGCTGGATCACCGACGGCAACGTCGAGAAGTTCGACGAGGTGGCCGAGGCCGTCCGGCGCGTCGTGCGCAAGAGCGGCACCAAGACGCGCAACGTCGCGCTCGCGCTGCCGCCCTCGGCGGTGATCACCAAGAAGATCATTCTTCCTGGTGGCATGAGCGAACAGGAGCTCGAGATCCAGGTCGAGTCCGAAGCCAACCAGTACATCCCGTTCTCGCTGGACGAGGTGAGCCTCGACTTCTGCGTGACAGGCCCCAGCACTTCGTCGGCCGGCGACGTCGAAGTGCTGATCGCAGCCTCCCGTAAGGAAAAGGTTCAGGACCGCGAAGGCCTCGCCGAAGCGGCCGGGCTGAAGGCCATGATCCTGGACGTCGAGTCCTATGCCTCGCGCCTCGCGACCGCACGCCTGATCGAACAACTGCCCGGCAAGGGCGTGGATTCGATCGTGGCGTTGTTCGAGGTGGGCGCTTTCACTACCAGCATGCAGGTGTTGCGCAACCAGGAAGTGTTGTATGACCGCGATCAGGCCTTCGGCGGCGCCCAACTGACCCAGCTGATCGTCCGCCAGTACGGATTTTCCGCCGAGGAAGCCGAGGCCAAGAAGCGCAGCGGCGATCTCCCCGACGACTACGGCTCGGGCGTGCTCAAGCCCTTCGTGGAAAGCATCGCGCAGGAAATCGCGCGTGCGCTGCAGTTCTTCTTCACCAGCACACCGCACAACCGGGTGGACTATGTGCTGCTGGCCGGCGGTTCGTCGTCGCTGCCGGGGCTGACCAGTGCCGTCACCCGCCAGACCTCTTTTGCCTGCTCGCTCGTCAATCCGTTCGACGGCATGGATTTCGGGCCGAGCATCCGTGAGAAGAAGGTGCGGCGCGAAGCGCCCTCGTACCTGACCTCTTGCGGCCTTGCCATGCGGAGGTTCCTGCAGTGATCCTCATCAACCTGCTTCCGCACCGCGAAGCCGCACGCAAGCGGCGTCGCGAGGCTTTCTATGGAACCCTCGGCGGCGCTGCGCTGCTGGGCGGCTTGATCGCAGGCCTCGGCTACCTCTGGTTCGAGGCGCAGATCTCGACTCAGCAATCGAAGAACAGCTTCCTGCAAGCCGAGATCAAGAAGCTCGAGGTCGAGATCAAGGAAATCTCGACGCTGCAGGACGAA
This region of Variovorax sp. RKNM96 genomic DNA includes:
- a CDS encoding pilus assembly protein PilM, with product MAALGSLFRRQNAPLLGLDVSSSSVKLVELGREASGKLVLERCAIEPLERGWITDGNVEKFDEVAEAVRRVVRKSGTKTRNVALALPPSAVITKKIILPGGMSEQELEIQVESEANQYIPFSLDEVSLDFCVTGPSTSSAGDVEVLIAASRKEKVQDREGLAEAAGLKAMILDVESYASRLATARLIEQLPGKGVDSIVALFEVGAFTTSMQVLRNQEVLYDRDQAFGGAQLTQLIVRQYGFSAEEAEAKKRSGDLPDDYGSGVLKPFVESIAQEIARALQFFFTSTPHNRVDYVLLAGGSSSLPGLTSAVTRQTSFACSLVNPFDGMDFGPSIREKKVRREAPSYLTSCGLAMRRFLQ